The Pyrus communis chromosome 5, drPyrComm1.1, whole genome shotgun sequence region CCTTTTTGGCATGATTTAATTTCAATGTATGTTTATATTAATGCTTTTTATTCCATCCGAGCATTTCAGTCCTTGCATTACATGAGGCTAGTCAATCATCGCTTACAGAGTACTTTCTGCGATCGATCCCGGTGCGTGTTAATggctgctgcttcttcttcgtcttcgtGCGACAATCATTGGAAATACAATGTGTTCCTGAATTTTAGAGGACTCGaggctgctgctgcttcttcgTCGGCCATCTCTACAAAGCTCTGGATCAGAAAGCAGTCAACACCTTCATCCACGCTGAAGAGCTTCGAAAAGGCAATGATCTTTCAGAGCTCCTGGCAGCTAGTGGTTCCTGTTTTCTACAAGGTTGATCCATCTGATATTCGAAAACTCAAGGGAAGTTTTGCAGAAGCTTTTGCTGAACATGACGTCATTCTAATGTTGGCGTGAAGGAAGTGCAGATCTGGAGGTCCACTTTTGCTAGAGCCACCATTTATCCGGTTGGGATTTGCAAAATTATAagtaagtttaatttttttcacatgCACTTTCTATTGAAGTATTTTTACTGTACAAATATCATAACTTGAAAATGTTCATTTTCTTAATCAAGATTAGTTGGAGATTATTAATTACCTATATGTATCGAACAAATCCACGATTTTGGTCACAGCTGACATCCTTAAATATAAAAGGCTAAATGTTCACCAATTTAGCCATATATAAGAACGTGAACAATTCAGATTATGAAATTTGTGCAGTTAAAGTATGTTAATCGCAAGTGGCAAGTAAGTAACATGCATTGCTTTGACTCTTTTAGGATAAAACTCAGGTTTTCTCTGACTCTTTGACAATGATAAATCTGAAACTTCACAGGGATGATGCCAATTTGAAGCTTTGACTCTTGGGTGGTTTAGACAAAACAACCATCACTATAGCCGTTTATCATGAAATCGCTTGTCAATTTAAAGCTTGTTGCTTTCTTGAAAATGTCAAGGAAGATTTCTCCACGGCGGTGCCTTACATATGCAGGAAAAACTGTGTTAGTGAAGAGAAAGTTACATGCAACTGGAATGTTAATGTTGCAATGTACAAAACTTATAATGTGTCATGAGTACGTTCCCCTCCACCAAATACAGATACACCTCCATGAGCTTTTGCAGTgttgttaatttttaattttccacaTGGCTGTCGCGTAATTGGGTTTAGGACTCCGATCACCTTGCATCCCCATTACACAAAAGTTCTTCACTTTGGCTTGCCATGGCCATAGTTGCAGATCACCTGGAATCAGTTTCATTCATATTAGTTCTAGCGGTTGCCTTGCTACAATAATTACATTGGTAATTGCTGACACCAAACTATATTTTCAGTTTGCAATAACTATGAGTAAAAACTGCAGTTTGTAATCTTGCTCTTGTGATTCTGTAACATGCAGGGGACAAGTACCTAAACCAGCTCCAACATATCAGACTGAGTTTGGAGGCTTGGCGTGGATGGATGGAGCCACAGGGTAATTATATGGTCCACCTCCATATGTAACTTTTTTTTCCGTTATCAATAAAATTCCCTTTGTCCCactgaatttaaaaaaaaaaaaggatctacCCCCATTTTCCTCCTAGAAATTCCTAAGAAATATATTAGAGCACCACGTAATAGTTAATACAACGATCTAGTAGATCGTGGTCCTAAGTTCGAATAACCGCCAATCTTGAATAACTGTTTTTAATTATCCTTTCACATTTGGGTCTTTTTTCTAATCACTTTTGTTTAATGTGTGTGATCATGGAAGAAACACTTGCTATTTATGGTTCAGTGTGAACCCCCACGTGATGTAGAAGACTATATCCATCGATCTCAACGCACAGGG contains the following coding sequences:
- the LOC137734513 gene encoding TMV resistance protein N-like gives rise to the protein MAAASSSSSCDNHWKYNVFLNFRGLEAAAASSSAISTKLWIRKQSTPSSTLKSFEKAMIFQSSWQLVVPVFYKVDPSDIRKLKGSFAEAFAEHDVILMGQVPKPAPTYQTEFGGLAWMDGATG